The window ACCTATCAGACTCGGAAGACGTAATCAGCCGTAAATTTAGCCGTGCTGTAACGGATTCTGAATCTTCTGTGAGATTTGATAAGGAGAATAAGCCAGGGGTAAGTAACTTACTGGAGATATTGGCATCGGTTAATGGAGAAAGTATTGAATTACTTGAAGAAAAGTTTTCTGGATCTGGCTATGGAGAATTAAAGCAGGCAGTTGCACAGGCCGTTTTGACAGAAATATTGCCTCTCCAGAAGGAGTATCGCAAGCTACGTGCGGATGAGGGGCATTTAGATACTATATTGCATAGAGGTAGAGAAAGAGTTGCTCCGCTTGCCCAGTACAAATTGGCTCAACTCAAGTCTATCATTGGACTAGTGTAAAAAATACAATACTCTTTTACAGAGTAGAGATGATAAAAATCATAAAATATATTGACAAAGCATAAGGAGTTTGATAAACTAGAGTCAATCTAGTTCATTTAAAACCAAAAACAAAAACAAAAACCAAGTAACATTTTTCCCATAAAACTTTGTAAGTCGCTTGGTCTCCATAAAGGCGACTTACTTGTTTTGTGAACAGTAGGGTAACTCCGACCTGTAGACATCCCCCTTGTCTCGGGTCGGGCTTCCCCTACTGTTCTAGGGTGCCTCATCGAGAGAGGCGAATCATCCCCGACAGATAAATCCTTGTTAAAGCTAAGATAGGGTAGGTCACCGACTTGTACTATCACCAAAGCTTTATAGATAACCAGCCAAGCCTACAAGGCAAAGTTGGTTAACAGAGACTTGTCTAGACGGATGGTAGGGAAATAGGCTAGACAAACAAAAGTGTACCTTATCTCGAAAAAAGTCAGCCTAAACTTGGATAGCTAGGCTTAAATAAGCTTAGATACCCGTATATCGGGGCAGCACGTGCCAATTGAATCTTTCTCTTTAGGGCAGATGTGACTGCCCCGTAACCAATTACTTATTTTAGAGATCACCCATTTGTTAGGGTGATTTTTTGTTAGGGAATGATTATTCATGAAAAGACTTCGGCTGATTGCGATATTAAGTAGAAACTGTTTGGTATTGAGTGGAAATATCAAACAGTTAAATGACGAGTCGTATAAGAAAGTAGGTCAGTATAATGAATAAAAAAAGTAGTCGATAGAAAATTCCAAATACTGTAAATAAAATTGGTATTCAATATTATATAATTTGTATTCAAATAATCTACTGTGGAAAAACTGTCGAAAAATAGCGATAATAGTAATAGTATGCGTGATGCACCCCACCGACAGCTTGCCCTCTATATTTCGGTAACGATTTTTGCTTTACTGCTCTCGTCTAGCGTAGTGGGCTTCTTGCTGCTTACTACATCACCTAGGGATATTGGTAGCTTAGGGGTGACCATTTGGTTTATTGCACTATTCATACTAGTAGTATCTGGCTTGATTCTGCTGCGCTACGGCTTTTCTTACCGTAAACATCCTGAAGCTCAGGAGAGATTATTAATTTATAAATCTTCGATTAGAAATAGTGTTGTGATGGGGCTATTTATTGTAATTGGTCTGGCAATGCAGAGTTTACGTATGTTGAATCTGGGTGATATACTGCTCTTCTTGCTAACTCTTGCTATAATTGAACTATATTTTCGAACAAAGAAGTCATGAAAAATCCACTAGAAATACTTGATCAGGTTGAATCCGAATATATTACACTAATAGCCTCTGCTTCAAAACAGCAGGATTTACTTGATATTAAATCAAAGTTGATTGGCCGACAGGGGAGATTGCAACAGGTATTGAAGTCACTCGGTTCGCTGAATGTTGAGGAACGGCGCGAGGTTGGCTCTAGAGCTAATATACTCAGACAAAAAATTGAAGAAGCTATAATCTCTCGAGAGAAGACAATTGCACAATCCGAGGATAATGCATTGTCAGCGGTTGACTTATCACTTCCGTTACGCACAGAACAGCTAACTGGACATGGACATCCGACACAGTTAGTGCTTGATGATATTTATGAAGTATTTTTAAGGCTTGGCTTTGCAGTTGTTGATGGGCCGGAGGTGGAGACTGACTGGTATAATTTTGAGGTTCTAAATATGCCACCCGATCATCCGGCACGAGACATGCAGGACACCTTTTATCTAGAGGCAGATACCGGCAGGGTGCCACTTGTGCCACGTACGCATACTTCGGCGGCACAAATTCGCTATTTGGAGAATAATCAACCACCATTTAAGATTATTGTTCCAGGTAAGGTGTATCGTAATGAGGATGAAGATAGGACACACTCCTGGACTTTCTATCAAGTGGAGGGCTTGGTGGTTGGTGAGGATGTGAGTATGGCCGACCTTAAGGGAACACTATTGCATTGTGTACAGTTGTTATTGGGTCAAGACGTAAAGATACGATTTCGACCGAGCTTCTTCCCGTATACTGAGCCTTCGGTTGAGGTGGATGTATGGTATCGAGATGAGTGGCTAGAAGTTGGTGGGGCTGGCATGGTTCATCCGCATGTATTGGCTCGCGGTGGGGTTGATTCGGAGCAGTACAATGGTTTTGCTTTTGGGTTTGGCCCAGATCGCTTGGCTCTGATTCGTTATGGATTGACTGATCTGCGGAAGCTTTGGCGACCTAATTTACTGATGAGCGAAGAATTATGAAAATTGCCGTTGCAACCCTTAATCGATATTTGAAAAACCATCGGACTGTTGATGAGATTGTTGAACTATTGGCTCGAACCGAAATTGAAGTTGAGGAGATTATTCGCTCTAATGCATTGGATCCGGGTATTATTTTAGTGAAAACCATACAGGTTGAGCCTCATCCAAACGCTGATCGCCTACGGCTAGTGACAGTTAGTACTGGCACTAAAAAGATTCGAGTTGTCTGTGGTGCACCAAATGTGACGGTTGGTCAGCGTGTTGGATTGGTTCAGCCGGGTGCTAAGTTGCCAGACGGGACAAAAATTGAAACCTCGAAGATTCGTGGTGAGACTTCGCACGGCATGCTTGCTAGTGCTAAGGAGCTCGGTCTGAGCGATGATCATACAGGAATTCATGTCTTTGAAGAGGATCAGCATAAGCTTGGTACATCATTGTGCGACATTGTATTTTCTGGAGATGTGCTGGACATTAAGACACCTGCAAATAGGTGGGATTTTTTGAGTGGGGTAGGGATAGCGCGGGAAATTGCTGTTTATGACTCAGGGCAGGGGGTGGTGGAGCCAGTTGTGGGTGAGTATGAATATAAAAAAACAGAATTTGTAAATGTCAAGGCTAGGGAAGAGAATCGTCGCTTTATGTCTGCTAAGTTGCGCGTTAAGAATAATGTAAAAAGTCCTACATGGCTTGTGGATAACTTGTCCGCTAACGGCATTGCGACACACAATCCAGTGGTTGATGTTACTAATTTTGTGATGCTTGAAATGGGTCAACCAAGTCATGCTTATGATGCTACAGCACTGACTGGCCCACTCGAGGTCCGTTATGCTAGAAAAAATGAAAAAATTACCACACTTGATGATGAGTTGCGCGATTTAGATAGTCGAGACCTAGTAATTTGTGATGCTAATGGACCGATTGGGCTAGCTGGTGTAATGGGTGGAAAAGCATCGCAGATTCAGCCTGAAACAACTGAGATTATCCTGGAGGCTGCACATTGGGATAAGGCAACTATTCGTAAGTCAGCCACCCGACACGGTTTACGCACAGAAGCGTCGGCTCGGTATGAGCGCTCTCTCCCACTCCCCTTGCCCGAAAAAGCTTTTGCTCGGCTACTCGACCTCTTGCAAGAAATTTGTGATGCCAAGATCATTGATGGTCCGTACGATCAACTTTATGGCTGGCCGTGGCAACAATTTTTAGGTGTTCGAGTTCGTCGAGCTGAGAAATTTTTAGGCATGCAAATTGATGAGGGTCAAGTTATAAAGGGGCTGCGCTCGCTCGGTTTTAAAGTAGATCACTTCTCTATCACAAAAGAACTCAAGAGCCATATCGGTAAGCCCTATCGTTGGGGTGCTAATTATCGAGCTGATGGCGAGACAGCTTTTGATTGCTCATATCTGGTAGACAGGATTTATTCTAAGTTAGGTATCTTTGTTGGCCACACGTCATTAGGGCAATTTCATACTGGCAGGCCGGTTGAGGTAAATCATTTAAAACCTGGTGATGTATTGTTTTATGAGGGCAAGATTGAAAAATCAGTTACCGATCATTATTATCTAATGAACCAGGATGGTGTAAAGACCCGCTATAACCTGGAAGAGCCAGAGAAAGTTGGGCACAATGGTATTTATTTGGGTGGCGGAAAGGTTGTTCAGGCAGCTCAGTATAAGTATAAGCAGGGTGATTGGGTGCTTCGAGATGAAGGCGGTGTGATTGTCTCCCCTGTTGAGGAGTTTATTGAGAATCCTGGCTATTTGGGTGCGCGTCGTTATGTGGAAAGCTTTAATCATATTTTAGCGGTTGAAGTACCATGGTGGCGCACGGATATTCGTCTGGAAGCTGATATGTATGAGGAGATTGCAAAAATAGTTGGCTACGACTCAATGCCAGAAACGCTGCCAAAAATTGCGCCAATGCCAGAGTTGAGTCAGTCTAACTTGGTTGCGATGCGTGAATTGCGCCGTAAGTTAGTGCATATTGGTGGCACAGATGTGGCAACTTATAGCTTTATTTCAGAAGAAGATGCGCTGCGAACCAAGCTTAATCCTCAGAAATTACCGATAGTGGCGAACCCACGTTCTCCTGAGCAAAAGTATTTACGATCCGACCTTCTGGCTAGTCATTTAGTGATGTGGCAGAAAAATAGTGTTTATAAATTGAGTCAAATTACTTTTGAGTTCTCACGGGTTTTTCAAAGTTCAGGTAGAGATGGTGATTTACCGATAGAAAAATGGCAGCTAGCGATTAGTAGCGTTGGGTCAGATAGCCTAATGTATTTGCAGGCTTTTATGCATGGCTTTTTGTCTAGTGTAAAGCTGGAGCCAACATTTGGTGATATTGGGTCTACCGATGATAGATTAGTGCCACAATGTTCGGCACAGATGATGCTGGGTGATACGAAACTCGGTGTGATTGGGCGAGTTAGTACACCGATATGGCGAGAGTTTAATTTGTCGCAACCAGTGAGCTTTGCAGTGTTTGATGTGGATGCCCTACTGCAACCCAGAGATTATGCAAAAGTTAGAAATTTGCCGGAGTATCAGTTAGTACAGCGTGATATGAGCTTGGAAGTTCAGACCAATGTAGCGTGGCAGTCAATTTTAGACGCATTAAAAGACTATGACCAATTAGTAACTATCAATTACTTGGATAGTTATTCCAATCAGGTACTCAGTAAAGCTGGGCGACGGGTGTTAACAATTAGGGTGCGCTTAGATTTGGGTGCACAACCGTCTTTGGAAGTAATCCAGGCTGCTGAATCAGATATTGTAACTAGGCTTCAGCAAGAGTGTCCGCAGGCAGATTTGCGGTTACGATAAATAATCTGCCTAAGGCAAGAATATTGACACCATTAAACACTCTTGCGGGCCGTCCGCTACGTGCTATGATATATCTAGATAAGCGTGAGGGGTATGAGTAGCTACATATAGCTAACATTTTACTTCTAAAATATATCAATGCCTGAGGAAAGAAAGAAACAAGCTATTAGAACAAAGCACTGGTTTTTAGTGCTTTTGCCTCTGTTTATCTTATTACTTTTAAATGCATGGGCTGCAGTTTTTGTTGAGGGTGTGATATATCCTGGCGTTAAAGTTGCGGGACAAGATGTTTCGGGGCTAACACGCCAGCAGGCGATATCTTTTTTGCAGTCCAAGCCACTTGGCAAACAGGTTAAGCTGAATGTTGGTGGACAAGAATTTGTGGCTAGCAACGAGGAAATTGGTGCGCGCTATGATGTACCGGCTACGGTTGAGCTAGCCTATCAAAAGGGTCGTCAGTATAAGTTGCCAATTATAGGTATTATTGACTCGATGCGCACCCATCATGATATTGGTTATGCTTTTGAATTGGATTATCGTAAGCTGAGTGCTTTTACGAACCAGATAGTTGAGAAGGTTGGACAGCCAGCTAAAAATGCCTCACTAGTTATTGAAAATGGTCAAGCTACAATTCAGCCCGATATTAATGGGCTGGGCCTTGATAAGATGCGAGTAACTCAGCTTGTATCTGGTGCTTTGGCTACTGCACAAGATGGTAATTTTACTCTAGATACAGAGCCGGTTGAGGCTTCAATTAGAGCCACTGCGGTAGAGTCGACTAAATCTGAGGCGGAGGTATTGTTACAACGCTCGATTCGATTAACATATAATGATCGAGTTTTTCAGCCCAGTGCTGTTAATATTGGCTATTGGATTGTGACGCAACCAAATGATGAGGTGAACCCCAGTAAATTACAGGTGCAAATTTCGGAGGCGCAAGTTAAGGGCTATGTGCAGTCGGTGGCTAATGAAATTGATAAGGCACCTGTAAATAAAAAAGTAGTGGTTAAAAATGGTGTTTCGTCAGTTGAGCGTGAAGGTCAAGATGGAGTTGCTCTCAATCAGGATATGGTGACAAGCACTATTGTGCAAGCCATGCGTGAAAATCGAGATACTGATATTGTATTACAAACCAGTCCAGTAGCTTTTAAGACCGAAACTATTAGGACGACTAGCTTAGATGCGGCAAAATATATTGAAATTAACTTGTCGCGACAGTATATGTGGGCCTATGAGAATGGTCAGGTGGTTCACTCAGCGCCGATTACAAGTGGTGCTACAGGCGCTGGATTAGGAACGGTGACGGGACTATTTGCAATTTATTCTAAGGGTACTAATACTTACTTAAACGGCGCACAGTATGGGTATAACTATAACGTATTTGTTAACTATTGGATGCCCTTCTTTAAGGGGTATGGCTTGCATGACGCCAGTTGGCGCAATGGTCGGTTTGGTGGTCAGGATTATTATTATAATGGGTCACATGGGTGCGTTAATCTGCCAGCTGGTACGGCGGCCTTTATCTATTCGTGGTCGGATATTGGTACGCCAGTATGGGTGCATAACTAATACCAATAGCTATTTTACAATGCAGAGGTGATAAAAAACCTCTATAATCATAAGCAACATGAAAGATACTCCAAAAACTTCACAGCCAGCTCGAGTAATTAGTAATCCTTTTCCGGAGTCTACGTCGCACAATGTAGATTCTAATTCAGCGACAAAACAGGTACAAACTGAGGCTCTGGTAGAAAATCCAGAAACTACCACTTCCCCATCGGTTGCCGCTGATAATGATTTAATTGAAAAAACTTGGGTGGATGCGGTGAATAAAATAGCTCAAGAATATGCCGATGATCCTTTTGCATTACAACAGAAGCAAGCTGAGCTGACCCGTGATTACTTAAAAAAACGCTGGGGTCGGGAGATTAAGTCGGCATGAGGGCGAGCTAAATGCAGGCCGTAACAGTTCTAGCAGTATTTATTGCCCTAGCTTTTATAGGAGTGGTGATTATTGGTGTGGCGCTATTTGTGCGTCGGTCGCAACGTACTAAGGATATTGAGCGCGGTATAAAGATGGTACCCTTACTCCTCAAGCTACCGCCGGCCGAGACGGATGAAAGCCAGCGCGATGATCGTGAGAAAATTAAGGAGAATATTTCAAAGGCCGAGGGAATCTTTACGTTATTATCTGGCTTAATTACAAAGCGCAAGCTATATTCTCAGAGACATATTGCTTTTGAGATTGTAGCTCGGGGTGAGCAGATTTATTTTTATGTTGGTGTACCGGCGGCATTAACTGGCGCGGTGGAGAAGGCTTTGGTGGCAGCTTACCCAACTATTCAGATAGACCAGGCACTTGAGCATAATATCTTTAGTCAACAAGGTAAGATAGCTGGGGTGTCTGGTGGTGAGCTAAATTTAACCCAGAAAAATATTTATCCCGTCCAGACTTATAAGACATTAGAGTTCGATCCAATGAGCGGTATGATAGCCTCACTTTCCAAGCTAACCCAAGATGAAGGTGCAGCCATTCAGATTATGGTGCGCCCTGCCCCACCGAAATGGTCAAAGGGTGCGCGCGAATATGCTAAAGGGCTACTTAATCCTCAGCGTGCGAAGTCGACCGATCCGATGCATATCGCCACTCAGATTGCGAAAGCACCCTTTTCGACTCCCGATTGGCAGGCCAAAGAACAAATGAATGATCCGACCAAACAGGCCGATACGATTGACCAGAAGCTAGCTCAGGCAATTGAAGAAAAAGCTAGTGAGCCGGCTTTTGAAACGATGATTCGGATTGTAGCCAGTTCGACCGATCAGGCTCGTAGTCAACTGGTGGTGCAGGATATAGTTAATGGCTTTGCCCAGTTTAATCAGCCGGGCAGTAATGGCTTTGTTTTTCAGCCGGCTCATACGCCCAGAGAGCTTGCCCATAGCTTTATTTTTCGGATATTTCCCAGAAATCGTAGGGCGGTTATTTTAAATTCGACAGAGCTAGCAACAATTTTCCATTTGCCAGATGCAGCGGCTGAGATTGGTACGCCACTAGAGCGTAAGGGTCGTCGAGAGGTATCGGCACCGGCCGAGTTGCCAACTGAAGGCGTGGTGATTGGCTCAAACTTCTTTCAGGGCAAGGAAAAAGTGGTGCGACTATCGGATGAGGATCGTAAGCGCCATATGTATATTATTGGGCAAACCGGAACCGGTAAGTCGGTTACCCTGGAAGATCTCATCGTGCAAGATATGGCTCTGGGTAAGGGGCTATGTGTAATTGATCCACACGGTGAGTTAGCAGATGCGGTGCTGGCAAAAGTTCCACGTAGCCGTATTGATGACGTGATTTATTTTAATCCGGCCGATCTGGTGGTCCCATTGGGGCTTAATATTATGGAATTTGACCCTGAGCATCCGGAGCAGAAAGACTTTATTATTCAGGAAGTTATAAATATGCTCTATAAGCTCTACGATCCAGATAAGCAGGGAATTATTGGGCCACGTTTTGAGCATTGGTTCCGGATGGCGTCACTAACTATTATGTCCGATCCAGCTGGTGCGACGTTCTTGGAGGTGCCAAAACCATTTGTAGATGACGAATACTTGAAAGAGAAGTTTAAGTTTGTTAAAGATTCTACCGTGCAGGACTTTTGGATTAATGAGATGGGTCAGACTTCAGATTATCATAAAAGTGAGATGCTGGGTTGGTTTGTGTCAAAGTGGGGTGCCTTCCAGTCTAACGAAGTAATGCGTAATATTATTGGCCAGTATAAGAGTGCCTTTAATTTTACTGACATTATGGATACTAATAAGATTTTGATTGTGAATCTCTCAAAAGGTCAAACTGGTACGGAAAATTCTCGACTTTTGGGTATGATTTTTGTTATCAAATTACTAGCTGCGGCATTAGCTCGTTCGGGGCGTGAAAAAAGTCAGATGCCACAATTTACTCTCTACGTTGATGAGTTTCAAAACTTTTCAACTGATAGCTTTGCTACGATCCTATCGGAAGCTCGTAAGTATAACCTGTGCCTAGTGGTGGCCAACCAATTTATTGGCCAGTTGTCAGAGGAAATTAAAGGCGCTGTATTTGGTAATGTTGGTACACTGTTTACATTTAGGTGTGGGCCAGAAGATGCTGAGTTCTTGGAAAAGCAATTTGAGCCTAGCTTTGATCGAAATGATTTAGTGAATATCCCGAATCTTCAGGGTGCAATAAAGCTCATGGCGAATGGTTTACCGACCGTGCCGTTTACAATCCATCCAGTTTTTCCGCCAGTTGGTAAGCCTAATCCTGAACTTGCCATTCAGCTAAAAGAGCTGACACGTAAACGGTTTGGTCGACCCAAAGCTGAGGTCGAAGAAGAAGTTCGATTACAGTTGCGCACACGTGATAGTGCGGCGACAGAATCAGAAAAGAAGCCAGCCTCTGTGCAGGCGGGCTAGTTGCTAGATGTTGTCAGTCAGGATACAATCAGTACAACATAACAGTTTAGGGATAAAAATAGATGTTATTTCGTGATGTCGTTTCAAATATTGCATTAGGTCGTGAAAATAAAAATGTTCTAGGCTTCTATATCAAAAGAATTGCCGACGAACAATCAACTCGTGTTATTACAGCTGTTTTAGCTATCTTGATGGTGGCTTTTCAGTCGGTAACTTTTATAGCTCCACCGAAAGTTTCCGAAGCGAGTTCAGGTTCTTCGAACGATATTATTTATGGTGGGTATAAGTCCAAGGCGGATTTATTGCATAAGTTTGATACTAACCCAGAAGTTAGGGCTATTTTTGTTCGTGTAGGGATTGGCCGTGATGAAATTGTGCGATCTACGCCAAGCCGAGTAAATTCATCTTGGGATGTTTGGTCGATGGGACGCAAGCGTCATGGTGAGCAAAATATTTTAATGGACATTCCGGGAGCTCATTCAACTGTTTATTTACGGCCACTGCGGGTGTGGGGCAATAATAAATGGTTTTCTGGGCTAGAGGGCAAAACGGGAGTAGGTAAGCAGTTTTGGATACTCTACGATTGTGGTAATCCAGTATTTTCAGCTAATACACCAGGCGAGAAAGTGCCAGCTCCGTCAACTCCTCCTCCTCCTCCTCCTCCACCTCCTCCACCACCACCTCCTCCACCACCACCACCAACTCCAGAGCCAAAGGCAAGCTACTCGTGTCAGAGCTTAGCGGCATATATGGATACTGCAAATAGCAAAATGAATCCACCCTTAAAAGTTACCTTTGTAGGTACGGCGCAGGTTGAGAATACAAATATTAAGAATTATATTTTTGACTTTGGTGATGGAGAGCGGATTTCTACTGCTAAATCGCAGGTGGATCATGTCTATAAAAAATCTGGCACTTATACTGCTCGCTTAAAAGTAGAGACTACGGCCGGAACGACCGACTATACCGTGGCCTGTTCGCAGACTATTCGAGTGGTTGATCCAAAGCTAACATATAACAAGCAGGCGGTTAACTTATCTATTAAAGATAAGAATGGGAATCCAATTCAGGCTAGTGGTACAACAGCTCAGGCCGGCAATGAAATACGCTACAGTATCTCAGCAACTAATACGGGAACTGGCGTAGTTAGTGGGTTTGTTTTTGAAGAAGCGATTGCCGATATTTTAGAGTATGCCGATATTAAAGATTTGGGTGGAGCGCGGTTGGTTGAAAAGCCAATTCCGGGCCAGGAAGATAAACTGATTGAGCGCACTTTAGTCTGGGATAAGGTAGAGATTAAAGGTGGTGAGACAGCCACAAAGCAGTTTGTAGTGAAGGTGAAAAACCCAATTCCCGCCACTCCAATCGGCGCCAGCGATCAGAGCTCTTATGACTTGAAGATGGAAAACCTTTTCTTCAATAATCGAGTTGAAATCCTATTAGAGCAGCCGCCGGTTAAAAAAGTTGAACAAGTCACTCAAACACTACCTCAAACAGGTGCTGGTGTGGCTACCACTACGATGGCACTCTTTACTAGTGGTATGGTATTTATACTGTTGCGTAATCGTTTGATTAAGCGTGAGCTAGAAATATTGGCAGTCTCAGAGACAGGAGGTAGAGATGTCTGAAAAGATTAATCAAAATCCCGAGCGTGAGTCTGGAGCAAAGCATGAAAAGCTGGACTTAAAGGTTGATAAGTCAGCCGAATCTCATAAGCCATTAGAGCAAAAATCAGAAACAGCACACGAGCGCGAGAAGTCAGCCGAGCAAACACGCGAGAAGATTGAAAAATCACTTGATAAAGAAGCTGATAAAGCGCGCGAGAAACAACCTAAAACAACTGAGGTGCGTGAACCGCAGGTAGTTACCAGGGGCGCTCGAGATGCGGCATATCGTTCCACCATGCAGACTGTGCGATCTCAACTTACGCCGGTGCAACGTAATTTTTCTAAATTTATTCACGCTAAACCAGTTGAGGTAACAAGTGAATTGTTGGAAGAAACAATATTTCGCCCTAGCTTTTTGTGGGGTGGCGTGATCGGTGGGATCTTGATGGGTGCGAGCTTGTATATATTCTCCTATATACAAGGCTTTAAGTTGTCGGGTTCAGAATTTATTGTAGGGTTATTGATTGGTGGAGTTTTGGGGGTTTTAGCAGAAAAGCTATTTCGGCATAAGAAAACTACCAAAGGCCCGAACGCAAAGACTACTCACAAGAAATAGTGCAATATTACTGATTGCGTTCCTGAGTAGGTCTTGCTCATACACCTGATTTTCAGATATAATGTAGTTAATGAATACTGAACTATCAGGAGGGGTTAGGTAGCGTATGGCTGCAAAATCACAGCCCCAAGAATATACTGCATCACAAATTCAAGTACTTGAGGGTCTTGAGCCGGTACGCAAACGTCCTGGTATGTACATTGGTGGTACTGGCTCAGAGGGCTTGCACCACTTAGTTTGGGAGTTGGTTAATAACTGTATTGACGAGGCGCTGGCAGGGGTAGCAACTCGAGTTGATGTCGTGTTAGAGAAAGATGGCTGGGTCTGCGTGACTGATAATGGGAGAGGTATTCCAGTTGATAAGGTTAAGGCAACTGGCAAATCGGCACTCGAGACGGTGCTAACGGTATTGCACGCTGGTGGTAAATTTGGCGGTGGTGGATATAAGGTATCTGGTGGTTTGCACGGAGTTGGTGTTTCGGTCGTGAACGCCTTGGCAACTGACTTAATTGCAACTATTAAAAAAGATGGCAAAATCCACGAGCAGGTGTACAAGAACGGTGTACCAACGTCAGACATTAAAGTAATTGGCCAGACTAAAGATACCGGTACAGCAATCCGTTTCAAGCCAGATGAAACGATTTTTGAAACTGTACAGTTTAAATATGAAGTTATCTTAGATTATTTGCGCCATCAGGCTTACCTCACTAAAGGCGTTCAAGTTCAGTTGGTTGATGAAGTAAATGAACGGCAGTTTGGATTTTATTTTGAGGGTGGTATTCGTAGTTATGTGGAGCATCTTAATAAAGGTAAGGATGCCATTAATGAGCCAACTTTTTATGTGGAGCGTGAAAATGGTGATGTGACGGTTGAGGTGGCAATTCAATATGCCGATAGCTATAACGAGCAGGTAAAAAGTTTTGCCAATAACATTCATAACCCAGAAGGTGGTACACATCTGACGGGTTTTCGGACCGCCTTAACTCGTGTAATTAATGATTATGCTCGCAAGAATAGTCTTATCAAGGAAAAAGATGAATCTCTTACCGGAGAAGATGTGCGCGAAGGTCTGACGGCGATAATATCAGTTAAATTACCGGAGCCACAGTTTGAAGGGCAGACAAAAGGTAAATTGGGTAATCCAGAAATTCGAGGTGTAGTTGATCAGGTAGTTTCTGAATATCTAGCTTATT is drawn from bacterium and contains these coding sequences:
- a CDS encoding PKD domain-containing protein codes for the protein MLFRDVVSNIALGRENKNVLGFYIKRIADEQSTRVITAVLAILMVAFQSVTFIAPPKVSEASSGSSNDIIYGGYKSKADLLHKFDTNPEVRAIFVRVGIGRDEIVRSTPSRVNSSWDVWSMGRKRHGEQNILMDIPGAHSTVYLRPLRVWGNNKWFSGLEGKTGVGKQFWILYDCGNPVFSANTPGEKVPAPSTPPPPPPPPPPPPPPPPPPPTPEPKASYSCQSLAAYMDTANSKMNPPLKVTFVGTAQVENTNIKNYIFDFGDGERISTAKSQVDHVYKKSGTYTARLKVETTAGTTDYTVACSQTIRVVDPKLTYNKQAVNLSIKDKNGNPIQASGTTAQAGNEIRYSISATNTGTGVVSGFVFEEAIADILEYADIKDLGGARLVEKPIPGQEDKLIERTLVWDKVEIKGGETATKQFVVKVKNPIPATPIGASDQSSYDLKMENLFFNNRVEILLEQPPVKKVEQVTQTLPQTGAGVATTTMALFTSGMVFILLRNRLIKRELEILAVSETGGRDV
- the gyrB gene encoding DNA topoisomerase (ATP-hydrolyzing) subunit B codes for the protein MAAKSQPQEYTASQIQVLEGLEPVRKRPGMYIGGTGSEGLHHLVWELVNNCIDEALAGVATRVDVVLEKDGWVCVTDNGRGIPVDKVKATGKSALETVLTVLHAGGKFGGGGYKVSGGLHGVGVSVVNALATDLIATIKKDGKIHEQVYKNGVPTSDIKVIGQTKDTGTAIRFKPDETIFETVQFKYEVILDYLRHQAYLTKGVQVQLVDEVNERQFGFYFEGGIRSYVEHLNKGKDAINEPTFYVERENGDVTVEVAIQYADSYNEQVKSFANNIHNPEGGTHLTGFRTALTRVINDYARKNSLIKEKDESLTGEDVREGLTAIISVKLPEPQFEGQTKGKLGNPEIRGVVDQVVSEYLAYYLEENPAEAKKMIGKASLSARARLAARAARDTVIRKGALEGMTLPGKLADCSSKDATRSELFIVEGDSAGGTAKQGRDREFQAILPLRGKILNVERARLDKMLSSNEVKNLIIALGTGISDSFELEKLRYDRIIIATDADVDGAHIRTLLLTFFFRHMVSVVEAGHIYIAQPPLYKVSVGRERHYAYNDAERDTIIKELAEKIEARAKSKKTVKEEVVSETTDTQYVTTAQDLAELAVNTEQVENEAATAEAEASTGVKIPGLSIQRYKGLGEMNADQLWETTMDPDNRILLQVSIEDAEKADAIFSKLMGDEVSLRKNFIQTHAKSVQNLDV